A genomic window from Cricetulus griseus strain 17A/GY chromosome 4, alternate assembly CriGri-PICRH-1.0, whole genome shotgun sequence includes:
- the Iqcf2 gene encoding IQ domain-containing protein F2, producing the protein MPKKKKWKVREQLKKKNTKAAIKIQAWWRGTLVRRTLLHAALRAWILQCWWRLMLGRILEKKRRQALIDYSHTERAVVKLQSLIRMWRVQWRYCQVLSAIYVIQAHWKYHNCQSCAYLRGHCVITTTHLQFHIEIIDH; encoded by the exons atgCCG aagaagaagaaatggaaggtaAGAGAACAA ttaaaaaaaaaaaacactaaagcaGCCATTAAGATCCAGGCCTGGTGGCGTGGCACCCTGGTGCGCAGGACTCTGCTCCACGCAGCCCTCAGGGCCTGGATCCTGCAGTGCTGGTGGCGGCTGATGCTCGGGAGGATCCTGGAGAAGAAGCGGAGGCAAGCGCTGATTGActactcacacacagagagagcggtGGTCAAGCTCCAGTCCCTGATTCGGATGTGGCGCGTCCAGTGGCGGTACTGCCAGGTCCTCAGTGCGATCTACGTCATCCAGGCCCACTGGAAATACCACAACTGCCAGTCTTGCGCCTACCTGCGGGGTCACTGTGTGATCACTACCACCCACCTGCAGTTCCACATCGAGATCATTGACCACTGA